Part of the Deltaproteobacteria bacterium genome, TCTGCTGCCCTCGCCCTTTTAAGGGAGAGGGATAGGGTGAGGGGAGTAACGCAAACAACTACCAATGCCAACACAAGTCACTATCCCTTCTGGAAGAATCTCTCGCCAAGGTGATCAACACCCTTATCGAATCGTCAGTTTTGAATGGTTCACGGCCTTCCTCCTCGCGATCACCATGATGGCTTGTCAGCAGCCGCCGGAACGACGCTATGATGTCGAAGGAACGGTCGTCTCCGTTGATGCAAAGCGTAAACAGGTCACCATCAACCACCAGGATATTCCTGGGTACATGGACGCAATGACAATGCCGCTCTCACTGAAGGAAGAGTGGCCCTACAAAGTACTGAGCACTGGAGACCGTATCCAAGCAGTTCTTGTCGTACAAGGAGATCAGTCCTGGCTCGAGGAAGTCAGCATCACGCGCGCACCTCAGGAAACGACAGACCCCCTTCCTGAAGAAACACAGAGTGAGTTTTCTCCCTACCCTGCTGCGGATTTCACACTGACTGATCAGGACGGGCAACCGTTTTCCCTTTCTAGCCTGCGCGGGAAACTCGTCGTGCTTGACTTCATCTTCACACGCTGCCCAGGGCCATGTCCGTTGTTGTCATTGAAGTTTTCTCAGCTTCAACACAAACTCGGCGAGCGCCTCGGCAAAGATGTCATGCTACTCTCTATTACTATTGATCCGCGACATGACACGCCTGCGATTCTCAAGGAATATGCGCAACGCTACTCGGCCAATCTCGCTGGCTGGAAGTTTCTCGTCGGCAGCACCAGAGATACGATTATGACAGCCTCCGCTTTTGGCGCAGACTATCAAGCCAATCAAGACGGCATCGTTGATCATCGGCTTGTGACGTGTGTCATCAACCGCGAAGGTGTCGTCGTCGAGGAATTTGTTGGGACAAGTTATACGGTGGACGAGGTCCTTACCGCGATTGAAAAGCATTCCTCGTGATGAGCCTTCAGAATGCTCGTGGTAAGGCACACGCTCTACGCAGTGAACGATTCTTCTGTGGTCCAATTTAGGCTGCCAAAGCCAAACGGGCACTCCCTGGCGTAGTCGACGGTTGCGTGGCTCCTCGGCTGGGATGTGAGCGTGCCCCTGATTGTCGAATGCTCCGTAGTCCTCGACGGAGATAGTCTGGATCAAGACGTAAGTGGAGACAAATACTTTCGAAAGAGTACAGATACTCTCGCTCCTGAGACCAGAACCAACGATATGTCTCAGCAAACAGTCGTTTGCCGCGATGAGTCTTGGCAGAGGCATACTGTAGATATGCATTTATGGCTTCCTGTAGGACCGCCAACATCAGCAGTCGCTCTCCCGTCCAATTCACGTGTGATTCCTGTGGCGGAGTAAAAAACTGTTCAGGCAACAGAGCTACCGATACCTGTAGGTCACCCTCGATTCGTGGCAAGAGTGGGGCAGTGAGTGTCGCGGCAGATCGAGTGTGGCGGCGCGGTTTTGCTTTTCCCATGTGGTCACCTCATTTATTGAGAGGGGGGTAGCGACCCCTCGGTTGTGTCTTCCACATGATATATAGGCACACTTCGCATTAAGGTAAAATAGATAATAAATTCATTGTGTATTTAATAAATCTATTGTTCACAAATGCTATCTCAAACTGCGACATGAGAGGGGTGTCGGTTTGTACGCAGCATATGACGCTGCAAAAGAAAACGCCCGATCAAGAAAGATCGGGCGTTGATACACGTCGCTTGGGGGGTGCGACGTTGGGGAACACGGTAAAGTTACGAACACCTACGTGGCCGATCAGAGGGTGCTCTTTTCAACAACAGGTGCACTCTCGTCGTCCCGATAAGCGCCAGAGGTCACAACTTGCGATAGCAGCGGACGATGCCAACCAGGTGTTTCCCTGGTAATGTCATCAAAGAGCTGTCTACAGTCATGGGCAGCTAAGGCGCAGGTATTTCGCAATGCGGAGAGACCCTGGTCTATGGAAAGGACGTGGCGCCTGCCGTTGGAGTTGGCTGCGAACTTTTGAGAAGGGACTACCGAACTCAGAACCAACTGGCCGATGTCGAACGTGCGCGTGTTACGGAGAAATCCAGACAATTGGACTTCAGCACGGATATTTTCCTCCGATGTCAGTTGTTCGAACACCGACATGGAAGTCCGAATGCGAAGTTGCCGTGGCCACACAATCGTGCGCCAGAGGTGTCGATCATTAACCCAGGTAAGGTTGAGGACCAGGGAGCCACGCTCGTTCGTGAACTGATACAAGTTGCTTCCAGAATGCTCAGGGCGGATATCGTCAAGATCACAATTCGTACACACAACCCGCCCTTTGACCGTGATCGGTCGCATTAACGGATCTCCCATGATTGAAGGCCCGTGTCCTCCAGAAGGCGCTGCTCCCACTACCGATGGAACACCAGGTAGTAGAAGAATACTTGCCACTATGGCAAAGCATACCGTCCGCAGTTGTTTCACGGTTCTCTCCTCTCTTTTCGTTGTAAGAGTGATACGGTTCCGATGCCTGTGTCTCGGCGATAGTTCCGCTTCACATCTGCAGCGCTGCTGTCCTGCCAATCCGGTCCATCAGAGCTCTCTGTTGTGGGTAGCTATGAGAGCGACCAATCTCGTTCGCCACTGCGCGTCCTAAGCGATCGGCGGCACGGTCTGCCGCGACGCTCACATTCGTGTCACGTACTTCGACACGAAGATGTCCGGCATAAGTGAGAGCTGCGGTCATCCGGCACTGTTTGTCGACGCCACCACGAGGGCCATTGAGGTCTTCAATCATGACCGTCACAGTTCCGATCCGGGCGCTAAAGCGTCCGAGGGCAAAGTGGACTCGGCGTTCAATATGCTCGTGTAGCGACTTTGAGTTCTCGAGAGCTCGGCTGCGGATATGTATCTTCATGCGGCCTCCTATTCTTTTCTAATTCTTGTCCTTCTTCATGCATAGAGAGCATCCCTCCGCTCAGCAAATAGATAATTTTGCATGATCCATAGAGAAATGCGATGCACGACACTTGGAGAATGTAGAAAGGTGCTGTGACCTAGTAGTCAGTCATGTTGATTCTGAGGGGTGAACGTAGCGGCGTCATTCCCGCGAAAGCGGGAATCCAGGGAGGTTAAGTTG contains:
- a CDS encoding redoxin domain-containing protein — encoded protein: MPTQVTIPSGRISRQGDQHPYRIVSFEWFTAFLLAITMMACQQPPERRYDVEGTVVSVDAKRKQVTINHQDIPGYMDAMTMPLSLKEEWPYKVLSTGDRIQAVLVVQGDQSWLEEVSITRAPQETTDPLPEETQSEFSPYPAADFTLTDQDGQPFSLSSLRGKLVVLDFIFTRCPGPCPLLSLKFSQLQHKLGERLGKDVMLLSITIDPRHDTPAILKEYAQRYSANLAGWKFLVGSTRDTIMTASAFGADYQANQDGIVDHRLVTCVINREGVVVEEFVGTSYTVDEVLTAIEKHSS
- a CDS encoding HPF/RaiA family ribosome-associated protein, which gives rise to MKIHIRSRALENSKSLHEHIERRVHFALGRFSARIGTVTVMIEDLNGPRGGVDKQCRMTAALTYAGHLRVEVRDTNVSVAADRAADRLGRAVANEIGRSHSYPQQRALMDRIGRTAALQM